Proteins encoded by one window of Microcebus murinus isolate Inina chromosome 2, M.murinus_Inina_mat1.0, whole genome shotgun sequence:
- the LOC105884020 gene encoding aldo-keto reductase family 7 member A3 has translation MSRQLSQVRPGTVLGAMEMGRRMDAATSAAAMRAFLERGHTEVDTAFVYGDGQSETILGGLGLGLGGSRCRVKIATKAIPLYGNSLKPDSVRFQLETSLKRLQCPRVDLFYLHMPDHSTPVEETLRACHQLHQEGKFVELGLSNYSAWEVANICNLCKSNGWILPTVYQGMYNATTRQVEMELFPCLRHFGLRFYAFNPLAGGLLTGKYKYEDKDGKQPRSRFFGEQVSEIYRNRYWKVDHFQAIALVEKALQAAYGASAPSMTSAALRWMYHHSQLQGACGDTVILGMSNVEQLEQNLAATEEGPLEPSVVDAFDQAWHLVAHECPKYFR, from the exons ATGTCCCGGCAGCTGTCGCAGGTCCGGCCCGGCACGGTGCTGGGCGCCATGGAGATGGGGCGCCGCATGGACGCGGCCACCAGCGCCGCGGCCATGCGCGCCTTCCTGGAGCGCGGCCACACGGAGGTGGACACGGCCTTCGTGTACGGCGACGGCCAGTCCGAGACCATCCTGGGCGGCCTGGGGCTCGGGCTGGGCGGCAGCCGCTGCAGAG TGAAAATTGCTACCAAGGCCATTCCATTGTATGGGAACTCACTGAAGCCTGACAGTGTCCGGTTCCAGCTGGAGACATCACTGAAGAGGCTGCAGTGCCCCCGGGTGGACCTCTTCTACCTGCACATGCCAGACCACAGCACCCCGGTGGAAGAGACGCTGCGTGCCTGCCACCAGCTGCACCAGGAG ggCAAGTTTGTGGAGCTCGGCCTCTCCAATTATTCCGCCTGGGAGGTGGCCAATATCTGTAACCTCTGCAAGAGCAACGGCTGGATCCTGCCGACTGTGTACCAG ggTATGTACAATGCCACCACCCGGCAGGTGGAAATGGAGCTCTTCCCCTGCCTCAGGCACTTTGGATTGAGGTTCTACGCCTTCAACCCTTTGGCTG GGGGCCTGCTGACCGGCAAGTACAAGTATGAGGACAAGGACGGGAAACAACCCCGGAGCCGCTTCTTTGGAGAGCAAGTGTCTGAGATCTACAGGAATCG CTACTGGAAGGTGGACCACTTTCAGGCCATTGCCCTGGTGGAGAAGGCTCTGCAGGCCGCTTATGGCGCCAGCGCCCCCAGCATGACCTCGGCCGCCCTGCGGTGGATGTACCACCACTCCCAGCTGCAG GGTGCCTGTGGGGACACGGTCATCCTGGGCATGTCCAACGTGGAGCAGCTGGAGCAGAATTTGGCAGCGACTGAGGAAGGGCCCCTGGAGCCGTCTGTTGTGGACGCCTTTGACCAAGCCTGGCACCTGGTTGCCCACGAGTGTCCCAAGTACTTCCGCTAG
- the MRTO4 gene encoding mRNA turnover protein 4 homolog — MPKSKRDKKVSLTKTAKKGLELKQNLIEELRKCVDTYKYLFIFSVANMRNSKLKDIRNAWKHSRMFFGKNKVMMVALGRSPSDEYKDNLHQVSKKLRGEVGLLFTNRSKEEVNEWFTKYTEMDFARAGNKATFTVSLDPGPLEQFPHSMEPQLRQLGLPTTLRRGVVTLLSDYEVCKEGDVLTPEQARVLKLFGYEMAEFKVTIKYMWDAQSGRFQPLGDDLPESASESAEESESEDDSD, encoded by the exons ATGCCCAAATCCAAGCGCGACAAGAAAG tttccttAACCAAAACTGCCAAGAAAGGCTTGGAACTGAAACAGAACCTCATAGAAGAG CTTCGGAAATGTGTGGACACCTACAAGTACCTTTTCATCTTCTCTGTGGCCAACATGAGGAACAGCAAGCTGAAGGACATCCGGAATGCCTGGAAGCACAGCCG GATGTTCTTTGGCAAAAACAAGGTGATGATGGTGGCCTTGGGTCGGAGCCCATCTGACGAGTACAAAGACAACCTGCACCAG GTCAGCAAGAAGTTGAGGGGTGAAGTTGGTCTCCTTTTCACCAACCGCTCAAAGGAGGAAGTGAATGA GTGGTTCACAAAATACACAGAAATGGACTTTGCCCGAGCTGGTAACAAAGCCACTTTCACCGTGAGCCTGGATCCGGGGCCCCTGGAGCAGTTCCCCCACTCCATGGAGCCGCAGCTGAGGCAGCTGGGCCTGCCCACGACCCTCCGGAGAG GTGTGGTTACCCTGCTGTCCGACTACGAGGTGTGCAAAGAGGGCGACGTGCTCACCCCGGAGCAGGCCCGTGTCCTG aagctttttgggtATGAGATGGCTGAATTCAAGGTGACCATCAAATACATGTGGGACGCACAGTCGGGGAGGTTTCAGCCGCTAGGAGATGACTTGCCAGAGAGCGCATCCGAGTCTGCAGAAGAGTCAGAGTCAGAGGACGACAGTGACTGA